Genomic DNA from Methanosarcina sp. MTP4:
TCTGCACAGCCGATCGCAGCATGCCATTTCCCGAGGCAGCGGCACTCGTGGCCAAGGTGCCTGCTTATCTTCTTTTGGACATACTCCACTTCCCCTACAGAACCTGCAAGGAAGATGGCTTCTCCAGAAACCCCATAGTCCCTTAGGAGGAGCTGCATGGAGACTATCTCCATAGCTGCAAAGAGGGCTATGGTGTCAAGGGCGAGCAGGGCGGGAGCCTCTCCTCTTTCGGCTGCTGCGAGCATTTCTTCCCGGTCTTCATAGGGGGTCATCTTCAGGGTGCCGGCTTCTATGAATGCCTGGTTTGCGCTTATAATTCCTGCGTCCACGTCCCGGATTGCCTGCAGGTCAAGGGGGCCGTGGTGCACTCCCGGGGCAAAGATACAGGCGTCGATTGCCCCAAGGAGTTTCCCTCCTGCGACGGCGAGGGTTACGGTATTGGAACTGATGTCGGAGACCACAAAATTCTCACAGCCCAGGCATCTGATGTGGTAAGCTATTCCCAGCTTTTCCGGGCTTGTGAGGTGGGAAAAAACTTTCATCCGGGGGTCTACCCGGCTTTCCGTATGGATGCCGGGGATTGCCACTGCCGGAATCCCGGAGTTTCGGACCGC
This window encodes:
- a CDS encoding methanogenesis marker 12 protein; the protein is MAFIGIDHGTTAMRFALIEGEEVRTFELARAEAAAMSEEDVLASVEKNFGIRRGDIELIAATYSMGDGFSTIKDIRALEGRGLRSLEGAGKKTGGGTRVFDAVRNSGIPAVAIPGIHTESRVDPRMKVFSHLTSPEKLGIAYHIRCLGCENFVVSDISSNTVTLAVAGGKLLGAIDACIFAPGVHHGPLDLQAIRDVDAGIISANQAFIEAGTLKMTPYEDREEMLAAAERGEAPALLALDTIALFAAMEIVSMQLLLRDYGVSGEAIFLAGSVGEVEYVQKKISRHLGHECRCLGKWHAAIGCAEIARDIAGGAKQILGVDVEYP